The genomic window GAAGAAATATCTAGAATAACTTTATAAAGGTGAAATTATCGTAATTGTTGTGCCCAAATCAGGTTTAGAGCATACTTCAATTTTACAATTAATAGCTGTCGCAAGGTCACGAATTAAATGCAGTCCCAATCCCGATTTGATTCCGATAACTGCAGAATCATCATACAGGGCTTTAAATTTTTCCTGGCTGCCGCCCGGACCATTATCAGTTATGGAAAGCAGTATAGTATTGTTTTCCTGTCTGGCTTTCCACACTATTTGCGGATTTTCTCTCTTCGCAAGTACTTTTACAGCGTTTCCGGTTAAGTTTCGAATGATGGTTTTGAGGTAATTTTTATCGGTATTTAAAACAAGATCGTCTGGATTTTCAAACACAATTGAAATGTTTTCATATGGAGAAAAGTGGTTTTGTGTTTCTTCAAATATCTTGGCGACAGTAATTCGTTTAAAGTGCGGTTTAAAATTTTCCATTTGTCCTTTGCTCCACAACAGAATATCCTCCATAGAAGTTAATAAATTCTCTGCGCCGGCAATTACTTTGGCCTGCATTCTTACGGCAGTTTCTTCGTCGATTAATTCGGGGTTTTCTTTTTGAAGATGCAGAAAGTGAATCAGATTCGAAACAGGACTTCTTAAATCATGATTTAAAATACTAAAAAAGCGGGCTTTTGTTTTATTGGCTTCGTCCAATTCTTGATTTAAAATCTGCAGTTTTTTATTGATTTTTTTTCTGCTCCGGCTTTGTTTAAAAAGCAGTAATCCAATAATTCCAACTAAAGCTAAGCCCGAAATGAGGTAAATACGCTGTGTCTGTGCTTCTTTAATCTGGATGTTCTTAATCGTATTTTCGCTCGAAAGATTCTTGATTTTCTGCTGTTTATTTGTGTTTTGATAACGAGCTTCGGCATTTGCAATACTTTGTTTAGCCGATTCATGCATCATCTCGTCGTTGTACTTACTGTAGATTTCGTTGTAGTAAAATGCTTCTTTCCAAAGCTGCAGTGCGGCGAAGCTTTGAGATAATTTTTTATTAATCATAACAAAGTTTTCTTTGTCATAAGTCAATGCATTTTTTGAAGCTTTTTTTAAGGTTTCAATGGCTTTTTTATATGCTCCTTTTTCATATAAAACCCTTCCCATAATGGCGTTGGCTTCCATTAAAATTTCTTCATCTGTTGATTTTTCGCCAAATAAAACTGCTTTCTCAGCAAACACAAAAGCTTTATTAAGGTCTCTTTCA from Flavobacterium fluviale includes these protein-coding regions:
- a CDS encoding tetratricopeptide repeat-containing sensor histidine kinase: MRKITFLFILLFSFKGFTQQEPNLGRYKTTAEKLKAWHNYSTSLLDLEEYPKLIIVAQKGIELSKNNSLYLSRFYLQKGTAYEFSNNKYQEAFVNYEESLKYARRSKDIESYTSSLMRLNYICYSLNKTSKRKALITEIKSILDTTKSVYTKAVLYGSLGEYYLDLSEYESFIGNQLKAVTYKKLLPKAVENIENIGVSYCQIASAYIKMKQFDKAIEYLNEAQPYIKTSPYISAFSCNYYMQCFVAQKKLDSVKKYYKLTYTYPTRKDSLFLNLSFANQNMSRYYADERDLNKAFVFAEKAVLFGEKSTDEEILMEANAIMGRVLYEKGAYKKAIETLKKASKNALTYDKENFVMINKKLSQSFAALQLWKEAFYYNEIYSKYNDEMMHESAKQSIANAEARYQNTNKQQKIKNLSSENTIKNIQIKEAQTQRIYLISGLALVGIIGLLLFKQSRSRKKINKKLQILNQELDEANKTKARFFSILNHDLRSPVSNLIHFLHLQKENPELIDEETAVRMQAKVIAGAENLLTSMEDILLWSKGQMENFKPHFKRITVAKIFEETQNHFSPYENISIVFENPDDLVLNTDKNYLKTIIRNLTGNAVKVLAKRENPQIVWKARQENNTILLSITDNGPGGSQEKFKALYDDSAVIGIKSGLGLHLIRDLATAINCKIEVCSKPDLGTTITIISPL